In Sciurus carolinensis chromosome 13, mSciCar1.2, whole genome shotgun sequence, a genomic segment contains:
- the LOC124962967 gene encoding uncharacterized protein C2orf78-like has product MHSLASVTQTSSGVVSSSFVSAIDVTSSLTMSEHFQNSSIFGTANSLPLSLPVVSNAASVTGSACNFSRVSAPAVSSAWLLPSNSGTAFQPLMGSAYLYQHSSTAMLSTATSQHQVPREPASYSSIFEWDNTGDAEKKSSSLGDYTLTVIDQDTAAPSMSMTAQYDTPSDANVIVPEYPSLSASFVQGTAPQIPNQAHTLSLPYQEGSQVYYYDQNTLGPLLSGDLGPRPQSYGSVAYAGSRAAAPQPLMVMVLKEVQPTYVLPSVSTPGIYYSVSTQPITETNFQVMETSLGMEVSVGLQPPCQTFCLPQPPEFPNSCSSRSIQNLQILESNPPTEHGDISVITRDQSSTNFVALPPTQREEETGSNSLDEDKAMLSNPLDAYLFAVENQDPPLLPLEISDSHELLASIGPLDQEEMPHSENINLGKSSLSLEDQGTLENGIECSSDFADLTALVGDIHLPEIFHFFKDLDQPGSPQIIKANDTRDIMVNQEEVNSSGTKGPTDTVRKNKHKALEPPDGTPKAKMQPKHPQYPLEGEVACSDANNHRAPVNTAKHSNSKTQEAATSRNSKAKGHRQEKPKRSRENSFKKAEDSKQAGNKVKTEEKPMVPKVKRKRNPPELSQETFKKPRSYLGMHMLESVQVFHALGKKNDKNPGLSSSRALGNSSSNKDPRTCPARKPWLQVKGPEKTQVRAQKPDIIADKECPFPSQHELPPPGKVKLVPLPFLSPEKPQPRPVYHRPQSLASRRPTVAYPAQPASTSSAQPRAVNQSRPAPANTSFMRPAKPAQPAVSHSIHSSFTTSTQPSVPQSAASRPAAYTSSSCTSVQRGPVSTLVNKLQSQPPKPQNRYLLQDFALQPIPWRKPNVPEPVMSTPITEEQRPEREALKKKAQQERENAAKYPLGRVQFFIEREREMEIAHYYGYTI; this is encoded by the exons AACATTTCCAGAATTCTTCTATATTTGGAACTGCAaattctctgcctctctctcttcctgtggtGAGCAATGCAGCTTCCGTAACAGGAAGTGCATGTAACTTCTCCAGAGTCTCTGCTCCAGCTGTCAGTTCAGCATGGCTATTGCCTTCAAACTCAGGCACCGCCTTCCAGCCACTCATGGGCAGTGCCTACCTTTATCAACATTCTAGCACAGCCATGTTGTCTACGGCTACTAGCCAGCACCAGGTACCCAGAGAACCTGCCTCATATTCAAGTATTTTTGAGTGGGATAATACAGGAGATGCTGAAAAGAAGTCATCTTCACTGGGGGACTATACTTTGACTGTCATTGATCAGGACACAGCAGCTCCTTCCATGTCTATGACAGCCCAATATGATACACCTTCAGATGCCAATGTCATAGTCCCTGAGTATCCATCGTTGTCAGCCAGTTTTGTCCAGGGTACAGCACCTCAGATTCCAAATCAGGCACATACCCTGTCACTTCCCTACCAAGAAGGAAGTCAGGTCTACTACTATGATCAAAACACACTGGGGCCTCTGCTCTCTGGAGATCTTGGCCCCCGCCCGCAATCCTATGGCTCTGTGGCATATGCAGGAAGTAGGGCTGCTGCCCCTCAACCGTTAATGGTGATGGTGCTGAAGGAGGTTCAGCCCACATATGTCCTACCATCAGTCTCTACCCCTGGCATCTACTACTCTGTGTCCACTCAACCTATCACAGAAACAAATTTTCAAG TGATGGAAACTTCCCTCGGGATGGAGGTTTCTGTGGGATTGCAACCTCCATGTCAGACATTTTGTCTGCCGCAACCTCCAGAATTCCCCAACTCCTGCAGTAGCAGAAGTATCCAAAATCTCCAAATCCTTGAGAGTAACCCACCAACTGAACATGGGGACATTTCGGTAATAACTCGAGACCAGAGTTCTACTAATTTCGTGGCATTGCCTCCAACtcaaagagaggaagaaacaggCAGTAACAGTTTGGATGAGGATAAAGCCATGCTTTCAAACCCTCTGGATGCCTATCTGTTTGCAGTAGAAAACCAGGATCCTCCACTACTCCCTTTAGAAATCTCTGATAGCCACGAGCTCCTGGCCTCCATTGGTCCTCTGGACCAAGAGGAGATGCCTCATTCTGAAAATATCAATCTGGGAAAGAGTAGCCTGAGTCTTGAGGACCAAGGCACACTTGAAAATGGGATTGAATGTAGCAGTGATTTTGCAGACCTCACTGCACTGGTGGGAGATATTCACCttcctgaaattttccatttcttcaaagaCCTTGACCAACCTGGAAGTCCTCAAATCATAAAAGCCAATGACACCAGAGACATCATGGTGAATCAGGAGGAGGTAAACTCGAGTGGCACAAAGGGTCCTACTGACACAGTTAGGAAGAACAAACATAAAGCCTTGGAGCCTCCTGATGGGACTCCTAAGGCCAAAATGCAGCCAAAGCACCCACAGTACCCATTAGAGGGAGAAGTTGCTTGCAGTGATGCAAACAATCACAGGGCCCCTGTGAACACAGCTAAGCATTCTAATAGCAAAACTCAAGAGGCTGCAACCAGCAGGAATAGCAAAGCTAAGGGTCATAGGCAGGAAAAACCCAAAAGGAGCAGAGAAAACAGCTTCAAGAAAGCAGAAGACAGTAAGCAGGCAGGCAACAAGGTCAAGACAGAAGAGAAGCCAATGGTTCCTAAGGTAAAGCGCAAGAGAAATCCACCTGAGCTTAGCCAGGAGACCTTTAAAAAGCCTCGAAGTTATCTAGGCATGCACATGCTGGAGTCCGTGCAGGTTTTTCATGCACTGGGGAAGAAGAATGATAAGAACCCTGGGCTCTCTTCCTCCCGGGCCCTGGGAAACTCAAGCAGTAACAAAGATCCCCGTACTTGCCCAGCTAGGAAACCCTGGCTGCAGGTTAAAGGTCCTGAGAAAACTCAAGTCAGAGCCCAGAAACCAGATATCATTGCTGACAAAGAGTGTCCATTTCCATCCCAGCATGAGCTTCCCCCTCCTGGGAAGGTTAAATTGGTGCCTTTGCCTTTTCTGTCCCCAGAGAAACCTCAACCTCGACCTGTGTATCACAGGCCACAGTCTCTGGCCTCACGTAGACCCACTGTGGCTTACCCTGCCCAGCCTGCTTCTACCAGCTCAGCTCAACCCAGGGCAGTCAACCAATCCCGACCAGCTCCTGCCAACACATCTTTCATGCGTCCTGCCAAGCCAGCTCAGCCAGCTGTATCCCACTCAATCCATTCAAGCTTCACCACTTCTACCCAGCCTAGTGTCCCTCAGTCTGCTGCCTCTAGGCCTGCAGCCTACACATCATCATCTTGCACTTCTGTCCAGCGGGGCCCTGTTTCCACCCTTGTGAACAAGCTCCAGTCCCAACCGCCCAAGCCTCAAAACCGATATCTGCTCCAAGACTTTGCCTTACAACCAATTCCATGGAGGAAACCCAATGTTCCTGAGCCAGTAATGTCAACTCCCATCACGGAAGAGCAGAGGCCAGAGCGGGAAGCCTTGAAGAAGAAGGCTCAACAAGAGCGTGAGAATGCTGCCAAATATCCTTTGGGGAGAGTGCAGTTTTTCattgagagggaaagagagatggaaaTTGCTCACTACTATGGATATACAATATAA